The proteins below come from a single Falco rusticolus isolate bFalRus1 chromosome 18, bFalRus1.pri, whole genome shotgun sequence genomic window:
- the LOC119159043 gene encoding LOW QUALITY PROTEIN: uncharacterized protein LOC119159043 (The sequence of the model RefSeq protein was modified relative to this genomic sequence to represent the inferred CDS: inserted 2 bases in 1 codon; substituted 1 base at 1 genomic stop codon) produces MEHQVGFGFPKTSPAYSGSLANVLPRAKGIKRNTAETIGTARLPGDAMASDRGSERRQREEREAHGTSLKRGVCGCLLTRRTFCFGGEPAGKLLPAXAVTVRLGRCRSSIKAGPSPHSLIHFSRLRLLVNKVHLQPXSMSCYSPCMPCRPCGPTPLANSCNEPCVRQCQDSNVFIQPSAVVVTLPGPILSSFPQNTAVGSSTSAAVGSILSSEGVPINSGGFSLSGLGSGICGRRSFPC; encoded by the exons ATGGAACACcaggtgggctttggctttccgAAGACCAGCCCTGCGTACTCGGGCAGCTTGGCAAATGTTCTCCCCAGAGCAAAGGGCATCAAGAGGAACACGGCTGAAACCATTGGCACAGCCCGGCTGCCTGGAGACGCCATGGCTAGTGACCGTGGGAGCGAGcggaggcagagggaagagagagaagcacaCGGCACGTCCTTAAAACGAGGAGTCTGCGGGTGCTTGCTGACAC GTAGGACATTTTGCTTTGGAGGTGAGCCTGCTGGAAAATTACTGCCCGC TGCAGTGACTGTGCGCCTGGGGCGGTGCAGAAGCAGTATAAAAGCAGGCCCTTCTCCTCACTCTCTCATCCACTTCTCTCGCCTCCGTCTCCTTGTGAACAAG gTGCACCTCCAGCCTTGAAGCATGTCCTGCTACAGCCCGTGCATGCCCTGCCGGCCCTGCGGCCCGACCCCGCTGGCCAACAGCTGCAACGAGCCCTGtgtcaggcagtgccaggactcCAATGTCTTCATCCAGCCCTCCGCCGTGGTGGtgaccctgcccggccccatcctcagctccttcccgcagAACACCGCCGTGGGCTCCTCCACCTCCGCTGCCgttggcagcatcctcagctctgaGGGAGTGCCCATCAACTCCGGGGGCTTCAGCCTCTCTGGCTTGGGCAGCGGCATTTGCGGCAGGAGGTCCTTCCCCTGCTAA